The following is a genomic window from Episyrphus balteatus chromosome 1, idEpiBalt1.1, whole genome shotgun sequence.
GTAAGTTTTCACTCGAATCTAATAAACTAGGAAAAGTTAAGAGTACACTTACGCAGATGTATTTTCAACTAACATGATAAAGTAAGATGTCCCACAGGAGTTGCGAAGAAATCTAAATTAAAGTTGATGAACACCTGCATCAACGGAAGTGACTTAACCACGgggtcaaattttaaaaaaattgtattttcaaatgcaatttttttttgcaaaaccttgcgattcgtttgcctgaggttaggaagacaattaattcaaaagttatcagtgttattaaactaaaaagattttattttaacttgtaaaataattctggactaccggaaaacaatgcagagttgtttaaaggcaaattattcaatcgaagtacttgtACATTACACTGTATTTTAAggacaggatggtcttaattggtgaaaatttaaggctaaacaaataaaagcaaacgaatcacacaacgtttttgtttggttattctttggaactgttcgattcgaaatgcaaaacgaacaaattttaatatttttaatttaaatagcacattttcaagtttatgcctactatcaaaacttttgtaaaaaaatttttggcatgACCCCTCCCAAGAAGAAAACCTGTATACTCCCCTGCGCCTGCCTGCGACAAAGAAACACGAACGACCTAACTTAATTCAACACCTTATCAAATAGAACATTTAAgttcaaatttaaagttctgatctcctgttttttttttttttcggaaactcACTATGATCACAGAATCTCAAAATAAGCAAGcagtttttgtttaattctaAAACTCAAACAGATCTAACTGCGACCATTTAGAAATAATAATACTTATACttaccaacaaaataaaaagttactcTTAtcacaaatcgattttttgatagaaaatttcaaaacaaacaaatatttttttaatgctttattTTTGAGAAATGACGATTAATCAATTCAACCAAGAAGACCACCACCAACAATACCACCTCCAAGGTTAAGTCCGGTATTAGCATTAACAACTCCGGCAAGACCACCGAGAGCTCCAGCGACAGAGTTGCCAGCTCCAGCGACAGTATTAGCTACGGTGTTTGCAGCATTACCAACAAGATTGGCTGCGGTGCCTAAAGTGCCAGTAAGAAGACCATCAACATCGATAGCGCCACCTACAGCACCATTACCATTAATACCAGCTGGAATGATTTGAACAGCTGCAGAACTGATGGCAACAACAGCCAAAATAACGGCGAAACTGAGAGAGTTGAAGTGGAACATTTTAATAGAAGGTACTGTACGTTTTGGTGGTACGGAAACACTGATAATCCTTCAATCGAAACTTCAGCTTTTATATCTTCAAATTTTGATGGAATGCCAACTTATTTCATAAACATGTTTACTCTTTAAATTTACTCTAGTTTCAACTGTTCAAATATAAAGTAGCGCGAAGTCTGTTTGCACACGAGGCAAGTAAACATTTTGTACGTTTGCGAAACAAGGTTGCAAGTCCAAATATTCTTGCGTACCTGGCAATTTGGTTATTTTGATAAGTTAAATGCTGCGATCATTGAAAATGAttgacaaaaatgtatgttttccAAAGGAACGGTGAAAGTGGAGAAAATTGAATCTACGAGTATGACAGTCATGATCCCAAATATGACCACAGCTTCACTGGAAGTGTCCGAATGTGGGGTTTTTAAAGTCGACCTTTGAAAACGTTAGAACTTAGAAGGCGTTCGCATTTGAAATTGACAACTGTAcgcagttgtcgttgcatttgttTTCTTCCTGAGTTTTTGAACCTGCATCTTCTTCGAGATTGTTTTGGAATTTCGTATAATATTGGCTTTCGAACTGCGTTCTCAGGGATTGTTATTCATTGTTCATGACGATGATAGTACCAGACAAGTCGGCTTTCTCAGTATTTTTGACGTATTTTCTTCGTTAACTTTATGTAAATGCTCAAAAGCTGTTCAAACAACTGTCGTTTAGAGCTTACCTCTAACCTTAGGGAACATTTTTCAGTCACAGAAAATGGTAGACTTTTAGGATAACGaaaaacaatgcagagttgtttTAAGtctaattatattatttattagaaGTAGGTACAGGTAGTATCTATAATTTTTAGAATAGGAGGATCTTAatttaaactaaagcaaactaaCGAAATACCAttttcgtttggtaattctTAGAACTCTCCGGACCTATTCGATTCTAAAtgcgaaataaacaaattttgatattttttcaactaGCACATTTCGACATGACTATGACTAAGCCCCCCAAGAAGTAAACGTGCATTGTAGGgcgtgtcacttttgtatggccgaaaaaacGTACCTACTCTAATTTTGCAAAGTAATAGTGgtaaaaagttttattagggtataaggtttaataatatgtaaaaaaaaattataatcgtTTGTTTTTGGGTCGCTCAAATCGGTTTAAgtcgttaagaaaaaaaaaaaaaacgattttatataaaaaatgatttttttacctcgcttattatttcgcagcttcttttTACTATGTGTAAAtcaattccaaaaaatataagcttaaaagttttggaATTGCCTTTCACGTGAgagcgatatcgaagtgttgtaatagaaatctaaaaaaaactaaatggagaattgaatcgtttatttcagaaacgacataagtccatgagcataaacttttcaggagcaacaaaaaactgttttttacttaaaattccacaacacttcaaatttagagtatgcccagttataatctagcctaagatgcatttagaaacctttaaaatataaacttttttttaggtctttgcgggtttttaagcctttaaagtcggtggacttatgtcgtttctgaaataaacgaaatttttgtggtaaaacttttgtttttatttagctatagcttttgaaccctactttcgattttaataaattaaatagcattagatagagtaaatctttatagatgtataacttaaaggcttgcgtgtcatgatgtttgccaaaaaaaattaaaactgataaaatgtcatattattcaagagctaaaaatgctgccaccaccagaaatctggctataacttttgaatcctgagtacaattttaatgaatttaatagatattgatagagtaattctttacctttttatagatatataacaaaaggaggtgcgtgtcaagattgctgccaaaataatttaaaactggtaaaaagtcatgtatttaacagtcaaaaatgttgtcaccgggtgaaaattttccatatattttaagcccttttctttcagttttcgtattttggggggtctgacatacttaattttttttcagaagatgaataactatacataaatgagaaatttccaaaaaaaaaaatttttggaaaaagtggacttatgctgtttctgaagtaaacgattcaattcttcttcagttatttattaacgatattaataaagttttggaaatgtttgatggtgttttctatttcaatttggGCTTAGAACAAGTATataaaaacttgttatttttgttaagctattatttgaactttaatgattttgttttagtataccccgttattctgcgatgaattgaaacttatgagttagtttatatattctttaacacaatgcaacaaaaattgggtgctcttaggtgctctttaaaGAAtagagggtcaattagttttttactttctgatggaaaatactccttactttatgcaacgtttcttatttttaaattaaatttactgatgttattagtgtattttattttgggtgatcttaattaatttttagaaaaaaaattttcaaaatcgttagagccgttttttaaaaaacgaattttgtataaataatttttttggaaaaatagttttaaaataaaattggtatgccattttgtagaaatcactaatcaacatctaaaaacataatttcaaaaatttgatttttcaaaaaaaaattttcaaattttttttaaaaatccaaaaattatttttttggaaattttatttttggtttatatataaattatataaatgcttcttcacaaaaagtttgggttggggtcaaaattcttttgtcaaaattctgctttcaaaattctgtttttcaaaattctgcttttcagaattcttttttacaaaattctgaaaaaaattacaaaagggtttggaaaatgttaaaaaacgagcgctttttaacattttccagatcctttttaattttttcagaattttgtattttacaaaatgattattttaatcATTTCGCAAAATTTGCTGCTTTTAAcgagtaggtaggtactatgtCAATATTTGTTACCTataggtattaattttttttttgataaaccaataaatttaaaaatattgagaaaaggtctttaatgataaatatcttcgaaaaatgataattgaaaagtttttaaatgatcaaataaaaattaatattcaaaaaattgaataagtaaaggaatattcttcttcttctacctttttctcggcgctgttatgatctcgatgtcgaggggatcataactatcccacgttactgcttcacactagtgatccgcttgtggggttcgccgggttgacctcagaaattggcggcaagcctcccggttttgtattgttccatttctaaggccaactgaatgctggtgtttttgcatttgcttgtaccaggagtttttaggcctacctttctttctatttcgtgttggaacgttgtatgatattgcttttatgacggggttctcaggatctctcctttgaacatggcaataccaactgagtcggtcgtgttcaattttttggaagatggtgtttttaacatgaaggcttcctcggatcttcgtacttctctgccgttaacttactctcatactttttgtacattgtccaacattgtgaaccgtatgtgagtgctggacgcacaactgcggtgtagagccttcctttcagcttagggggcatttttcgatcacagaagatagcagaattttcccgccacttcatccacaatacgcttacgcgatgattgatatcgtcatcacaagtaccttcgttatttatcatagaccccagatatttaaacttttcacacttgggaagcacaccattcaaataaatgtcaggaataggcctgtgtggatcagaaaatgggcagcataggtattctgtctttttcgcgcttatgcggtacccactaccttctagaacctCCACCCATACAttaagtgctcgttgcagggatatcgggtcttcacttatgatggctccatcgtcagcaaagaataactgatgcacttttgggtccgtcactttgccttcaagcaggtaatcaagaacggtaataaagagcagaggactcaagacgcttccctggtgtacacctactgtgatttcgaattcttcggtgactccagctgcacatcttactttagtaactgctccatcatacatgtccataattatccgcacataggtttccggaactccttgttgtctgagggccacccatatcagatctcgtggttgtcgatcgaatgctttttcaaaatcaaccaataccacatgcaaatcctccaaggaatctcgatgtttttccataatgattctgatactctggattgcatctgtggttgatttacccgcaacaaacccgcactggtcatcagatagccttattatttttagcagtcggctacccaagactcgctcaacgatcttcatggtgtgtgacatcagcttaatcgaacggtaattatcacagcttcgagtatcaccctttcctttgtatattggaagaaggtaactttccctccattgattaggcattcgatcacctcgtataagcttggaaacaagaaccatgagcaatctagacccgatgtctcccatctttttccaaaactctgagggtatttcgtctggcccaacagcttttccctttttggagtattttacagcctcactaacttcttcgactgtgacatcggatacttcgcttaagttaggttaagctattggaaagtgtagccttgaaaattgttcatttagaagttcgtcacagtactgtcgccacctgtggaggatttcgtcgttttccacaagtagttggccttgagcattgttaataaacttcggcgaacagatctcctgagcatttcttcttctttgagcggctattttgaagatggttgcgcccttattcacgttttgtcgtagctcttgaatagcaccagcagtcggggaagaaatttcaatttcatctagctcccgatacaggtcttccgtattcttggcttgaatttgggcacatatcttcttcgcttctttcttgcagtttctgtattccacttcgaggcgtgacttttgctctgtattattagaggggcacttcgaccaagctttgaaagccattttctttttacttacaactgctttagcttcatcattccaccaccatgtttctttgccttgttggttgtgtccttttgaaacccctaacagtgttttggctttttctatgcaagttcgctgtaggaggtcccacatactttgtgctgtactctcttcatttcgaaatatattggtgttgttatacagatagttttgcatattcgaaataaaagcttcgcctttttccttatccagattataccatttgatcttcccaaaagtctttgtctttttgttgtcgttcactgtctccataaaaaattctgtcagtaggagacggtgttggtgggcgatcgcttcccccagtatcactttacaatccttgacccgaggtttcatgaaactagataccaaatggtaatcaatctgggtctcatttccaccactgctgtaagtgaccaggtatcggctttgtttgatgaacatggtatttagtacgataagaccatatgttttgcacgagctcaggatgtcttcaccaggagagttcctagtgccgtatccgaggcctccatggcaatcttcatagtcttcgtttgttttcccgatatgtccatttaaatctccgcccacgaacaaaaactcttcctttgggatgtccttaagtaggttgtgaaaatcaagccaaaatgcatctttttccacctgctcacatccaatttggggagcatatgcagtGACAATATTCCACAACTTTCCTTTAATCACCAATTTAAGGGACATCAAACGGTCACTGGATTTCGAAATGGACAATATGCTGCTTAAGAGGTCTTTTGCAAGGATGATTCCGATTCCGTTCTTACCCTTTTCCGTTCcatagtagaacatcttgtaattttttttccttgtatcCAAGAAACGGGCCCTATTTCCCGTGTTACGCCATTTCGTTTCTTGGACACACAAGATGTCTACTCGCCTTCTTATCATCATCTCTTCCAGCTCGAAGCTTCGACCTGTCATACTCCCAACGTTCCAACTCGCAACTCTCAGATTTTGTATAATCTGTGGCATTACTTTGCTAGCAGCCGAAATCCGTCTAGCTCTGACCCGAGCATTGCTGctcggtccaggatcagtaccATTAGTAATGGTAgtgcctggcggggtagtgtCATTTCCTTGGACGAGTACCTACTTCCATAATGCTTCAGTTCACAAAATCTTGCGAaacgttgttgttgttcttgttttGTTTCGACGCGTGCATACtccagttttgtatttgatctctctttaacagcaccggtgatctccagtcgtGCCAACCCAGGGACTGGCATGCACACTTTTGGGAAAGTTTACAGGTGTTAAGTGTCGCTAGGTTCACCTTGGTGTTTGTGACCTAGATAAATTTGCTCCTTTAGTCGCCTTTTACGACAAGCGGGGAGGCGCTGCAGGAATATTCTAACCCGTCCCTGCACAGGTAAAATTTGTCCGGaaactattatttttaaataataaaatgttttatttaaaaattatgtgaatgtaacattattacaaaaatgccaaactttaagaaactaccaaaatatttgctatagcttgaaaaacaataaaactattCGACGTCAAAGTTCAAAAGTACCTTAACTGTCCGGATACTAGTGCCTTTACCCTAGTACATGAAACTTGACATAAAGTTTACTTTCGCAGCAAGGATGAAggataaaaaaagtttatacaaataaaatgcacaactggatCGCACCAAGTACGTTCAAAATTACCTTACCGTTAGAAATCCATCGTTTTGGTAAGATTGCAGAAAAAAatgatatcaattttttttttttctgaaattttgtataCCTTTACAAAATCATTtagaatgataaaaaatatttacctgtggagtttaaataaaatcggTCCAGACTTCAACGAAATATACGTAAATAACCAAACCACATATTTACCAGAAatccaaatgagtatgttcgaacctgttcaaacaatttcaattttttttttaatgatcgtTCGTGCTACCCGCTACCTACTTCAACTCAGCCTCTATCTAATGTTCCTTTCATTTTAGTAGTCTAACAATAATTTCCCTATCACATTTTTACTTCTATTGAATAATTACCCAAATATAGACAACAAAGATCCTatcatttttgttgaaatgttCCTAAAAGTAGACTttaatcttattaaaataaaaagtcctATATTCAAACCAGTTATCAACAGCAATTGGCAACTTATAAGAGTAAAAGACTATTTgtggtgtgttttttttgcaattcttTTTACttggccaaaattattttaccatttttattagctttattaaatttactatttgaaaattaaagaaCTTAGCTATTCATGccataaaaaatatgtatgcatTTGTGAACAGTTGAATGTTTTGGAATTACGAAAGGTATCTTCGAAATTATTAAAGATAGACAAATTCTAGGTTTCGCTTATATACTCGTAGTGTTCAGAAAATagcacaaaatttttttggaaaaatagttttaaaataaaattggtatgccattttgtagaaatcactaatcaacatctaaaaacataatttcaaaaatttgatttttcaaaaaaatattttcaaattttttttttaaatccaaaaattatatttttggaaattttatttttggtttatatataaattatataaatgcttcttcacaaaaaattggactggggtcaaaattctgccggggtcaaaattctttt
Proteins encoded in this region:
- the LOC129909510 gene encoding uncharacterized protein LOC129909510, with the translated sequence MFHFNSLSFAVILAVVAISSAAVQIIPAGINGNGAVGGAIDVDGLLTGTLGTAANLVGNAANTVANTVAGAGNSVAGALGGLAGVVNANTGLNLGGGIVGGGLLG